One window of the Corvus hawaiiensis isolate bCorHaw1 chromosome 30, bCorHaw1.pri.cur, whole genome shotgun sequence genome contains the following:
- the LOC125318469 gene encoding centrosomal protein of 290 kDa-like encodes MHFFCFRLLQMYNELQKRYVKETKTNKEQSEAIKNLTIKINELEHNLQEQRQRIEQLECKKVSWKTSAVSGKRSQTPEGGVTSHRDISEKKESCCSRYLELLLKEIKKLKKENGKLSAEKRALKNELAGLDKGFFEEVEDLKHAVQESVKLNNEYEKCLKQISVIYGLPFTAHL; translated from the exons atgcatttcttctgttttagaCTCCTTCAGATGTATAATGAGCTACAGAAACGTTATgttaaagaaaccaaaacaaacaaggagCAAAGCGAAGCAATTAAAAATCTCACT ATTAAAATTAATGAGCTAGAGCATAATCTTCAAGAGCAGAGGCAAAGAATTGAGCAACTGGAATGCAAAAAGGTTTCTTGGAAAACTAGTGCTGTTTCTGGAAAAAGAAGTCAAACCCCAGAGGGAGGAGTAACTTCTCACAGGGACATTTCTGAAAAGAAGGAATCCTGTTGCAGTAGATATTTAG AGCTATTGTTGAAGGAGattaaaaagctgaagaaagaaaatggaaagttgTCTGCAGAAAAGAGAGCACTAAAAAATGAGTTAGCTGGATTAGACaag ggtttttttgaagAGGTAGAAGATCTAAAGCACGCTGTACAGGAATCTGTGAAACTGAACAATGAGTATGAAAAGTGCTTGAAACAAATAAGTGTAATATATGGACTGCCTTTTACAGCACATTTGTAA